Proteins found in one Onychomys torridus chromosome 21, mOncTor1.1, whole genome shotgun sequence genomic segment:
- the Cdc42ep3 gene encoding cdc42 effector protein 3, with amino-acid sequence MPAKTPIYLKAANNKKGKKFKLRDILSPDMISPPLGDFRHTIHIGKEGQHDVFGDISFLQGNYELLPGSQEKAHSGQFPGHNDFFRANSTSDSMFTETPSPVLKNAISLPTIGGSQALMLPLLSPVTFNSKQESFGRPKLPRLSCEPVMEEKAQEKSSLLEDGTVRQGDTSWGSSGSASQSSQGRDSHSSSLSEQYSDWPAEDMFEHPASCELMKSKTKSEDSLSDLTGSLLSLQLDLGPSLLDEVLNVMDKNK; translated from the coding sequence ATGCCCGCCAAGACCCCAATCTACCTGAAAGCGGCCAATAACAAGAAGGGAAAGAAATTTAAGCTGAGGGACATTCTGTCCCCTGATATGATCAGTCCTCCCCTGGGGGACTTTCGTCACACCATTCACATCGGCAAAGAGGGCCAGCATGATGTCTTTGGAGatatttccttccttcaaggaaaCTATGAGCTCTTGCCTGGAAGCCAAGAGAAAGCCCACTCTGGCCAGTTCCCTGGGCACAATGACTTCTTCCGGGCCAACAGCACCTCGGACTCGATGTTCACAGAAACGCCCTCCCCAGTGCTCAAAAATGCCATCTCCCTCCCGACCATCGGAGGATCCCAGGCTCTCATGCTGCCCTTATTGTCACCAGTGACCTTTAATTCCAAGCAGGAGTCCTTTGGGCGTCCGAAGTTGCCAAGGCTCAGCTGTGAGCCTGTCATGGAAGAGAAAGCCCAGGAGAAAAGCAGTCTGTTGGAGGATGGGACAGTCCGTCAGGGGGACACCTCGTGGGGCTCCAGTGGTTCTGCGTCTCAGTCCAGCCAGGGCAGGGACAGTCACTCCTCCAGCCTGTCTGAACAGTACTCGGACTGGCCCGCGGAGGACATGTTTGAGCACCCTGCCTCCTGCGAGCTCATGAAGTCAAAGACTAAATCAGAGGACTCCCTCTCCGACCTGACAGGCTCCCTGCTCTCCCTGCAGCTGGATCTTGGGCCCTCGCTTTTGGATGAGGTCCTGAATGTCATGGATAAAAATAAGTAA